A stretch of the Capsicum annuum cultivar UCD-10X-F1 chromosome 10, UCD10Xv1.1, whole genome shotgun sequence genome encodes the following:
- the LOC107844200 gene encoding uncharacterized protein LOC107844200, translating into MANQPLEVFNPIGQHNEGSSGRGRRGGNRGWYPIDGREYNRRNDYEDRGFNNIKVTLPLFKGSSDPNEYVDGIVKLKRQYNLNNVSDVKKVNYAISHLEGFASTWWDKIERDALLNRNFVTSWHDIKRQMRKRFVGQDYEQNTLKKYYNLQQGSKSVEEYYEELKHTRLRANVNDEEVKLVARFILGLNKEKSSPTWDKSKGAKQELKSNFDKGKSKEDYTDGGNKSKLETPSKIKCFKCQGYGHKENEYPNRRTIIALNDDGYQTKDKSKEGHIEDDSSDEFMGEGDGEEINDDGKLVLVVRRSMSALAREDIDQRENLFHNWCRVQEQLCFFIIDSGSCVNVASVSMVEQLKLPIRRHPKPYRLQCLNECGELKDYEDLFSEEILSGLPPLRGIEHEIDFLPSSQIPNKAAYRSNPQETKELQRQVEELVNKGLVRESLSPCAVSVILVPKKDGTWRNSRGVEVDDEKVEAIRSWPTPTSISDVRSFYGLASFYRRFVKRFSSLAAPLTEVIKKDKPFIWGRKQEEAFRILK; encoded by the exons ATGGCAAATCAACCACTTGAGGTTTTCAACCCCATTGGTCAACATAATGAGGGGTCAA GTGGGAGAGGAAGAAGAGGGGGAAATAGAGGGTGGTATCCAATTGATGGTAGAGAATATAATAGAAGGAATGATTATGAAGATCGAGGATTCAACAACATCAAGGTTACTCttccattattcaaaggaagtaGTGATCCGAATGAATATGTTGATGGGATTGTGAAACTTAAAAGGCAATATAATCTCAACAATGTGAGTGATGTTAAAAAGGTGAATTATGCTATAAGTCACCTTGAGGGTTTTGCTTCTACATGGTGGGATAAAATTGAAAGAGATGCTCTGTTGAATAGAAACTTTGTTACAAGTTGGCATGACATAAAAAGGCAAATGAGAAAAAGGTTTGTGGGTCAAGATTATGAGCAAAATACACTCAAAAAGTATTATAATCTTCAACAAGGAAGTAAGAGTGTGGAAGAGTATTATGAGGAACTAAAGCATACTAGGCTTCGAGCTAATGTCAATGATGAAGAGGTGAAGCTTGTGGCAAGATTTATCTTGGGCTTAAATAAAGAG AaatcatctcccacttgggaCAAATCCAAAGGTGCAAAGCAAGAATTGAAGTCTAACTTTGACAAAGGCAAATCAAAGGAGGACTACACGGATGGAGGTAACAAATCTAAACTTGAAACTCCATCTAAAATAaagtgttttaaatgtcaaggataTGGTCATAAAGAAAATGAATATCCTAATAGAAGAACTATCATTGCATTGAATGATGATGGTTATCAAACCAAAGATAAATCTAAAGAAGGACACATAGAGGATGATAGTAGTGATGAGTTTATGGGAGAAGGTGATGGAGAAGAAATTAATGATGATGGAAAACTTGTTCTTGTTGTGAGGAGAAGTATGAGTGCTCTAGCAAGGGAAGATATTGATCAAAGAGAGAACTTGTTTCATAATTGGTGTAGAGTGCAAGAGCAATTATGTTTCTTTATCattgatagtggaagttgtgtcaATGTTGCTAGTGTCTCTATGGTAGAACAATTGAAACTTCCAATAAGAAGGCATCCAAAACCTTATAGATTACAATGTCTCAATGAATGTGGTGAACTCAAG gattatgaagatCTATTTTCGGAAGAAATACTAAGTGGGTTGCCTCCTTTGAGAGGAATAGAGCATGAAATTGACTTTTTGCCGAGTTCTCAAATACCCAACAAAGCGGCTTATAGGAGCAATCCTCAAGAGACCAAAGAATTGCAAAGACAAGTGGAAGAACTTGTGAATAAAGGTTTGGTGAGAGAAAGTTTAAGTCCATGTGCGGTGTCTGTAAttctagttcccaagaaagatgggacaTGGAGGAA TTCAAGAGGAGTTGAGGTGGATGATGAAAAGGTAGAGGCTATTAGAAGTTGGCCAACTCCTACGTCCATTAGTGATGTTAGAAGCTTCTATGGGTTGGCAAGTttctataggagatttgtgaagCGTTTTAGTTCTTTAGCCGCTCCTCTAACTGAGGTCATTAAGAAGGATAAGCCTTTCATTTGGGGTAGAAAACAAGAGGAagcctttagaatcttgaaatAG